The nucleotide window TGGGGAAGAGAGCCAAGCACCAGCATATATTCATCCAAGCCTTGGGCGTACCCACAACACCAAAAGACTCAATCAGGCCTTTGGTAACACCCCGGCCCCCCTCATTTCACCAAACACATCCTTCAGGCTTCCCCACGTATCCCTATACCCCTTCCAACCACACTCCCTCGCCTTACTCATACTAATGACCAGATCGAAATTCCTGCCCAGCACAAAGCCCAAGAAAGGCCAAGTCGCCTTGTCGAAGGCAGTCTTGTCCAACCCCTCACGCTGCGCAACACGGATCCAAGCCTCTCTCACATCATCTCTCTTTGCCCATTTGACCAAATCAATATGCTGTTCCACTTTGTTCGTTTTTTGGACAACGTATGTACCTTCTAACCCCAGCTCAGCAGCTTGAACCGAGATGGGTGGTTGAGGCGCCATATCCACCGACGATGCCATACTatcgccatcgccatcgcGAGCCTTTTCTCCAAACTGATTTTTCTTAACGCTCGCACCAAAGTAGCTCACAACTTTCGGCCACAGATTCATCCAAGATTCCACATCGCCATTGACGACGTTGAAGGCTTGGTTCGCAGCGCGTGGTTCCAGCGCGGCTCAGGCACAGAACTCGGCGTGGAGTTTGGACGAAGTGAAGGAGTCGAATTTTGTGTAGAAGGAGGGTGATCCGGGGAATATGATTTCGTTGTTCTTGTTCGAGTTGGAGGATGAGGAGGCAGCAAGTTCCTTTGAAACAACAGTATACAACGCAATCGAAGCAGCCAAATTCATAAAATTCCCCATTGCAAAACCAATTACATCGTTCGGGTACGTGACAACCCACTCCTTGGCGTGTTTTTCGCAGAACTCGTGTAGAATGTTTTGCTGGTTGTAGTAGAAGTTGGGCGGCCATTTGGAGGTATCGGTCAGCCAGGGCGTGTCTTCCGTCATGGGTTGTTTGGGCATTCCGAGGTGGACCCCGTATTGTTTTGCACCACAGACAAGGATTATCCGTTTTACGTCGGAGATGGCGTTGGTCTTTTCGAGCGCGGAGAGGAAGTTTGAGAGCATACGGCCGTTTACGGTCCAGGCGTCTTGTTCGGCGTCTTGTGCGAGGTAAGcggcgaagaagaagtaTTCGCCGCGTACTGATTTGAGGTCTGCGGCCATTTCATCGGGGGAAGATTGGAGGTCGATGTGGTTGTGGATTATGTTGTCTGGGTAGTCTTCTTTTTTGCCGCGGGAGAGGGCGTGGATGGTGGGCCATTGTTGACGGTGTTGGCTGAGCTCGAAGACGATTTCTCGGCCCAAGATGCCTGCAGTTTGTTAGGAGAGATGGGATGAGATGTAAAGGACACATACCTGTGGCGCCGGTTACAATCGCTGAAGGCATCTTGTTGGTGTGTCGGATGTTATGTTGTTACTTCAAAAAGTTGGTAGACCCCAGTATAAGAAGCAGTGCTGTGAGCATACACGACGTAAATATGTTTTCATCCAGGTACATGTCACAAATTCGTATAAATAATTGCCCACTGGGTAATCATATACGGTAGCTGTGGTCCACCGCGGCCGACCTATCCGAAGACTTACGCCATGCTGACATGGCGGAAGTAAAAGACCCAATCAACTTGATAGACCCTGTATTTGCCATCGAGATATCAGGTGACTGTACCATCCATAGTAGGCGTCAAACTAGCTGAGTATCGGGCATTGATTTCAGGATGTAATAACGCAAGACGCCGTTGTCTTGTAAACTTTCCAGTCACACGAAGAGGTTGCCTTGAGCAATGACTAAAAACCCCACAAGTCAATGACCTCTCGAGTGTTTGTATATCTAAATCTAACGTAGGGCC belongs to Pyrenophora tritici-repentis strain M4 chromosome 10, whole genome shotgun sequence and includes:
- a CDS encoding TT-ORF1 multi-domain protein, with the translated sequence MPSAIVTGATGILGREIVFELSQHRQQWPTIHALSRGKKEDYPDNIIHNHIDLQSSPDEMAADLKSVRGEYFFFAAYLAQDAEQDAWTVNGRMLSNFLSALEKTNAISDVKRIILVCGAKQYGVHLGMPKQPMTEDTPWLTDTSKWPPNFYYNQQNILHEFCEKHAKEWVVTYPNDVIGFAMGNFMNLAASIALYTVVSKELAASSSSNSNKNNEIIFPGSPSFYTKFDSFTSSKLHAEFCA